The Besnoitia besnoiti strain Bb-Ger1 chromosome IV, whole genome shotgun sequence genome contains a region encoding:
- a CDS encoding hypothetical protein (encoded by transcript BESB_056390): MKFKASLRLDTLPYLLGATAALARMAKMGAGSRSTASALGAPICYLKLTPNQFFLNVRHCDEMEAYIEAETVALFHPGWVIESKRRNNIGLVVDVLHLHNTLKLASHCSRITMKLAKRQGQGVLSFDFTDALMDNLWITQDCPVQTLQGEDVDTAGTPDIPACEWNVEAPRLRLALSVLDRMTRLKADVVTVDVTPTAAAEGHCELAFAGASDLVNVKTAFPKCALLVADTNTKQPTAPHVARSFKTRRLAAALRVAMDMSHGRTNDGLVACVIPEDEQAYPWACVVFHSSKLESLKLFCVLPTLRRPRDDMI, encoded by the exons ATGAAGTTCAAGGCGTCTCTCCGGTTGGATACCCTCCCCTATCTCTTGG GAGCTACGGCGGCCTTGGCACGCATGGCCAAGATGGGAGCTGGTAGCCGGTCCACTGCTTCTGCACTGGGGGCTCCTATCTGCTACTTGAAGCTGACCCCGAACCAGTTCTTTCTCAATGTGCGGCACTGTGATGAAATGGAAGCGTACATCGAGGCCGAAACCGTAG CGCTCTTCCACCCTGGTTGGGTGATTGAGAGCAAGAGGCGAAACAACATCGGACTCGTCGTGGACGTCTTGCATCTGCACAACACGCTGAAGCTCGCGTCGCACTGCAGCAGAATCACCATGAAGCTCGCAAA GCGCCAAGGCCAAGGAGTTCTTTCTTTCGACTTCACGGACGCCCTGATGGACAATCTCTGGATTACCCAG GACTGTCCAGTTCAAACGCTCCAGGGCGAGGATGTCGACACCGCCGGCACGCCAGACATTCCTGCGTGTGAA TGGAACGTGGAAGCTCCCAggctgcgtctcgccctcaGCGTCCTGGACCGCATGACGCGCCTCA aggcagacgtcGTGACTGTTGATGTCACAcccacggcggcggcagaagggCACTGCGAGCTCGCTTTCGCTGGAG CCTCGGATCTTGTGAACGTGAAAACCGCTTTCCCGAAGTGCGCGCTGCTGGTCGCCGACACAAATACAA AACAACCGACGGCGCCTCATGTAGCGCGGTCCTTCAAAACGCGCCGgcttgccgcggcgctccgg GTGGCGATGGACATGTCGCACGGACGGACGAATGACGGCCTCGTCGCATGCG TGATCCCGGAAGATGAACAAGCGTATCCATGGGCTTGCGTTGTGTTTCATTCCTCCAAG CTGGAGAGCTTGAAGCTGTTCTGTGTGCTACCCACACTTAGACGCCCTAGGGATGATATGATTTAA
- a CDS encoding FAD binding domain of DNA photolyase domain-containing protein (encoded by transcript BESB_056400), with amino-acid sequence MPHPTHVSPPRKAAVQPVKELKRSASAEIGQKPEKRTKRSASVAEEANIVAGGKRNWLKDGSVDERRIRLLTKEVEEPKADGKVVICYLQRDLRVQDNWALLLAQEAALSLKKPLIVIHLLVPGLAFYPSRRHLSFFMGGAREVEEDLKALNIGFELPIVASKDPKKRLEEANEKIEEVFATLQPALAVCDFNPLRLPVQVTEALTRVYAEGLSPLYQVDTHGVVPCWVTSNKMETAARTLRPKLQKLMKEFMLPCPPVKFHPIPWTSKKLFPLDEQRVMSTLKPEPPEPLDFWKPGTRAALGMLKAFATPQNLAKYGKARNDPLADVQSDLSPYIHFGHIAVHRCAMEVFKLKEKTTDKAVLDGVAAFFDEVVVRSQLAENFVFFNPHYDDVKGAPAWAQETLNKHAKDKREPQYDFKSLEEGKTYDDLWNAAQMQLIREGKMHGFLRMYWAKKLLEWTKSPQEALKTALQLNDRYHLDGTDPNGVTGCMWSIGGVHDQGFKERPIFGKIRYMNYQGCERKFDVKTFVCKYPGAAENALSAMKKGLLPPAGKPQEEVEEGSTKNPDRIKERMMKKTEQHAADTKATALPREKKTGQRQGGQTKQERKNSAAEEKVRSEETREMQEADAGVQEVSA; translated from the exons ATGCCACATCCCACCCATGTGTCTCCCCCGCGGAAAGCGGCGGTGCAGCCTGTGAAGGAACTAAAGAGGTCAGCATCAGCCGAAATTGGACAGAAGCCAGAAAAGAGGACGAAAAGGTCCGCGTCGGTGGCTGAGGAAGCCAACATCGTGGCAGGCGGCAAGCGTAACTGGCTGAAGGACGGCAGCGTAGATGAGCGCCGCATCCGTCTGTTGACAAAAGAAGTCGAGGAACCAAAGGCCGACGGAAAGGTGGTGATATGCTATCTGCAGCGGGATCTCCGGGTGCAAGATAATTGGGCACTTCTCCTGGCGCAG GAagcggcgctctcgctgaAAAAGCCCCTCATTGTGATTCATTTGCTCGTCCCGGGCCTCGCATTCTACCCTTCCCGGCGCCACTTATCTTTTTTCATGGGGGGCGCTCGCGAAGTCGAAGAAGATCTCAAGGCACTGAATATTGGTTTTGAGCTGCCCATAGTCGCCAGCAAAGACCCAAAAAAGAGACTTGAAGAGGCCAATGAAAAGATAGAGGAGGTGTTTGCCACGCTCCAACCAGCTCTGGCGGTGTGTGATTTCAACCCACTCAG GCTGCCGGTGCAGGTCACCGAGGCTCTGACCCGAGTTTATGCAGAAGGTCTTTCGCCTCTCTACCAGGTTGACACACACGGGGTAGTACCGTGCTGGGTTACTTCCAACAAGATGGAG ACTGCCGCCCGCACACTTCGGCcgaagctgcagaagctgATGAAAGAATTCATGTTGCCCTGCCCACCCGTTAAATTCCATCCGATTCCGTGGACGAGCAAAAAGTTGTTCCCGTTGGATGAGCAAAGAGTTATGTCCACACTTAAGCCGGAGCCCCCCGAGCCACTGGACTTCTGGAAGCCAGGAACGAGGGCTGCCCTGGGAATGCTGAAGGCATTTGCAACTCCGCAGAACCTTGCAAAATATGGAAAAGCTCGCAACGACCCTTTAGCCGACGTCCAGAGTGATTTGTCACCGTATATTCACTTTGGCCACATTGCGGTACACCGCTGTGCAATGGAAGTGTTCAAGCTGAAGGAGAAGACCACCGACAAAGCCGTCCTTGACGGGGTGGCTGCCTTCTTCGACGAGGTCGTTGTGAGAAGCCAGCTGGCGGAGAACTTCGTTTTCTTTAATCCTCATTATGACGATGTGAAAGGTGCGCCGGCTTGGGCGCAAGAGACGTTGAACAAGCATGCAAAGGATAAACGGGAACCGCAGTATGATTTCAAATCGCTCGAGGAGGGGAAGACGTACGACGACCTGTGGAATGCTGCACAAATGCAACTCATCCGCGAAGGGAAGATGCATGGCTTCCTGCGTATGTACTGGGCCAAAAAACTTCTAGAATGGACAAAATCGCCCCAGGAAGCGCTGAAAACTGCCCTACAATTGAATGACAGGTATCACTTGGACGGCACAGATCCGAACGGTGTAACAGGCTGCATGTGGAGTATTGGAGGCGTTCATGACCAGGGGTTCAAGGAGCGTCCCATTTTCGGCAAAATTAGATACATGAATTACCAAGGATGTGAGCGCAAGTTCGACGTCAAGACGTTTGTATGCAAATACCCGGGGGCCGCAGAAAATGCACTGAGTGCGATGAAAAAGGGATTGCTGCCTCCTGCCGGTAAACCACAGGAGGAAGTTGAGGAGGGGTCCACCAAGAATCCCGATAGAATCAAGGAGCGCATGATGAAGAAAACAGAGCAGCACGCGGCGGACACCAAAGCAACTGCCCTACCTCGAGAAAAGAAGACCGGTCAGAGGCAAGGAGGACAGACAAAACAAGAGAGGAAGaacagcgccgcggaagaaaaggTCCGCTCCGAAGAAACTAGAGAAATGCAGGAGGCCGATGCCGGAGTGCAGGAAGTAAGTGCATGA